The Cucurbita pepo subsp. pepo cultivar mu-cu-16 unplaced genomic scaffold, ASM280686v2 Cp4.1_scaffold000597, whole genome shotgun sequence DNA window TTGGTTATGAATGATGACAAGTGCGAAGGAGTTTCGTTGTCGGTCGTGTTGTCTCAAAATAATACCAATTGGGTTGCAGCTGATGAGACGATATCCCATGTAAGTGAGGAAGATGATTCTTTCTCTTTAGAGGGTATATATGATAGCTCGTGTTCGCATTCGGTAGTTAGTGAGACTAGCAGCATTTGTGGTGATGATTTTTTAGGTTCTGAGGTGTCGTATTTCGAAGCATTTGGTTCCAAGGATGTTAGCAGTGTTGAGATTGCAGCTACAGCCAATGTTGAAAGTCTCGAGACTCCGATTGCGAGTTCTTCTTCTGCAGGAGTTAGCCTTGAAGAAGATATTGGAGATGGGTTAGGCATTGATGCATGTAACATGGTTCTCCAGCTTCCTCTTGAGAAAAGAGCAAACGAACCGGTTGGTCGAAGTGTTTTCGAGGTCGATTGTGTTCCTCTTTGGGGATTTACATCCGTTTGTGGAAGAAGACCTGAAATGGAAGATGCAGCCACAGCTGTACCGAGGTTTTCAGAACTTCCTGTCCAAATGCTTATTGGCGACCGAGTTCTTGATGGCTCGAACAAGGCTATAGCTCACCAAACTGTTCATTTTTTTGGAGTCTATGATGGTCATGGTGGCTCTCAGGTTTGCATACAATTTGAATGTGCTTCTTGTTTAATGAGCCACACTTTGTTGGTTTAACTCGAATCTCTTAATATATAGGTCGCGAATTTTTGTCATGAACGTATGCATTTGGCTTTGTCTGAGGAGATAGAACTTGCTAAGCAAGACATAGCTGCTGGCAATATGAAGGATAGTTGCCAAGAGCTATGGAGAAAGGCATTCACCAaatgttttctaaaagttgATGCTGAAATTGGAGGGAAACCTGGCGCTGAGCCTGTTGCACCCGAAACTGTAGGATCCACTGCTGTTGTTGCAATCATCTGTGCCTCTCACATTATTGTTGCAAACTGTGGCGACTCGAGAGCAGTTCTTTGTCGTGGGAAGGAGCCTATAGCGTTGTCCGTGGATCACAAAGTACGTTTGCATTTGCCGTTTCGTTAGTGAACTTGTCATATCTTCATTGATTTTAATCTCTTTGTTGCCTCTCAGCCAAACAGAGAAGATGAATATGAAAGGATTGAAGCTGCTGGAGGAAAGGTCATACAGTGGAACGGATACCGTGTTTTTGGTGTTCTTGCAATGTCGAGATCCATCGGTACGTCTTATCCTACACGAAACTTCAAGTCTCTATGCTTGtcatttcaaaaatatgaTATCTATGACAATCTTTTGCTGCTTCGCCAAAGTAGTCCATAGTTACTGAAAAATAAACATACCCATGGGACTTAGAAGAAGAGTGTTCCAATGGTTCCAAGTCAAAGCatccgctagtagatattgtcctctttgagctttccctttcgggctttctcttcaaagttttaaaatgcgtctactagggagaggtttccacgcccttataaggaatgtttcgttcccctctccaaccgatgtgggatctcacaatcccccccttgggagcccgacgtccttgttggcacaccgcccggtgtcggctttgatactatttgtaacagcctaagcccaccgctagcagatattgtcatttttgggctttccctcaaggttttaaaactcgtccactagggaaaggttttcacgcccttataaggaatgtttcgttctcctctttaACCGTGAAGTTCACTTTCTTTGattctattataaattgtCTTGTTATAGATTAGTGATAATTGAGTGTATGAAACCATACGGTACTTGCAGTACATTGATAGCCTGTTTAGATTACTCTCAGTTAAGATAGGTAAAGTGCAAGACTCTTTCGGGTGTCAGACCTAGCCTTGTAAGTCGAAATAGAAAACAACAGATTTTCCGGGAAGGTCTGAATCTCCACTGGAATCTGAACTTGGCGTCTTGGCTTCCTCCTTCAATTCGTCTTGCAAGTGCAGGGTAACCTTGGCCGGATCTACTTTCTCGACTGTATGCTTGCCACCTAACCCTTCCCCGATGAAAATAAGCTCACCATTATGTCGAGACTTTCTATTATTGTCGTGTTGGTGCCGTTTACTTGCGCGGTTTCCAGTTAGTTTTCTATTGCTTGGAATTCTGAAGTAAAaggaaatatgaaaatttgattacTTGCTGGTTACTGTTTTAAATGAATACATTTGGGTTGCAGGTGATAGATACTTGAAACCATGGATCATCCCGGAGCCAGAAGTGATGTTCCTCCCTCGAGCGAAAGACGACGAATGCCTCATTCTAGCCAGCGATGGTTTGTGGGACGTGATGACGAATGAAGAGGTATGCGACCTGGCTCGGAGACGAATCCTACTCTGGCACAAGAAGAACGGCGTCCCTTCGCCTTCTGAGAGGGGTGTGGGGATCGATCCTGCAGCCCAAGCTGCAGCCGAATACCTCTCGAACCGAGCACTTCAAAAGGGCAGCAAAGACAACATCACAGTAATTGTGATTGATTTGAAAGCTCAAAGGAAGAAGTTCAAGGCCAAATCATAACGACAATGACGATGACACGCCGTGTCATCCTTTTTAGTTGTACCATATTCTTGATTTATGAGACAAAGAACACGATATTAATGTTCGCCCGACTATTTTTCTTCGGGGCATTATGATATTAATGATATGAATGGGAAGGGAAAGTATATGCAGCATTCCGGACGTCGTGGCTCGACGTATTTGTTATAAGCTCGAGTCTTGACGAGTTTCTGGCAATGTAAATgcctgctgctgctgctgctgcaatGTGATAGAATAGGTGAAAGAAAGAACGCTTATGGTGTATTTGATTTGTGTATCATTTCGTACTCTTGGTGCTTATGATAAAGAGTTAGCAGAAATTAAGAAGGTTGTTGTTGTATGCTACTTGCTTTCAAAGTTCTAAATATTTCGGGTATTCCAATGTTTTTCAGCTGAACTCGAGCTTGGTTGACCTGAAAAAACGTTCATTTAACAGCGGGAAGGGGGTGGACTTTCCTATGGTAGTCCCGCCACGGCTAGGACCGTTCGTCCCGtctcatctttctttggcTATCCGTGGTCTTGGGTGAAATGGATTAATTTAAtgtgtattttgtttgttaaatttgataatgaaatcaaatcaatataTAATTGGGTATtgaaaattaacataaatgatgtaaattttgaagcaaagaaggaaaatgagcGTTGAATTGAAATGAGAATGTTATAGAAGGCGCGAGGACACGAAGCGATTTCGTTGGCTCAGAAATTTACAAAAACCGCCGCTTCTTCTCCGGCGGCCATTTTGATGGAGTGGTAAAATCTCAATCAATGGGCATCAAGCGAGAGAGTAAAAGGTCGGCTTCTGCAACATCGCCGTGTGCTGATCTTAGGGCTGTATATCACAATTGTTTCAATCGGTatgtttccattttcattccCTAAACCCTTTCTGAACCCTAATTCGTATGGACCTCGGTTTTGTTCAAGCGATTTCTGGTTTTGATTTTGCAGTTGGTACTCGGAGAAGTTTGTAAAAGGTCAATTCGATGAAGAACCCTGCGTCTCCGAATGGCAGAAGTACAGAGCTTGCCTCTCTGTATGTCTTCGAACTTTGTTTGATTCCTTGCTATTAGGTTTTGTCAATGTCGTTTGATTTCGTTGCGATCTGATATTGCCTCCAAAATTACAGGAGCATTTGGAAGATAAGAAGCTGAAGCGCTTCTTGGAAGAGGAAACGATTGTTCATTCCTCCATGAAAGCTGAAACGAGTTAAGAATCGAGATTGGCTTACTTGAATGAACATTTTGAGGTCTTCACGAACTTGAAAACCATGTTTAATTGTCATTTtccattctttgttcttccacTGTGTTAGAACAAATGGAGTTTTTTGCTGCTGAAACTCTAGTTTATTTGAAAAAGCATCTGAACTTTAGCTACATGATAGAAATTCAACTAGATCAGCTTATTAAGAAGATACGTGTTCTTGTTTAATAGAAAAGCTCCTCTGTTCTATGGtgagttcttcttcttctctctgcaTATTTCACTTCCTTTAGCAGTAATCCTGCAGCCCACTTAGACAAGCCATTGTTACAGAACCAAAgagtttgttcttttcttttctagtttttttgGCCAATTCACGTCCCGTAGAAGCtcattatttttagtttctatgGTAGTTGTGTGAGATccgaacgaaacattccttagaaaggtatagaaatctctccctagtagacacacTTTAAAATCTGGAGGGAAAGTCCATAAGGAAAatttcaaagaggacaatatctgctagtggtgtgcttgagctgttacaaatggtatcagagctagacaccgggcggtgtgccagtgaggacgctggtccccaaagggtggattgtgagatcccacgtcggttggagagggaaatgaagcatttcttaccagggtgtggaaacctctcctaagtagacacattttaaaaccttgaagagaagtttaaagaggacaataccgGCTAACGGTGAGCTTAGGTTGTTATAAGTTCTGCTATATGATACCTCTTTTGAAGAAACTCTGATTGGGTAATCTGAAAACGACATCAGAATGTGGCATAGTGGAGCATTATGCTGNttaattttattattattaatcttattattattattattattattattattaattttatttttattattattaattttattattattattattattaattttattattattattattattattattattattattattattattattattattattattattattaattttatttttattattattaattttattattattattattattaattttattataattattaattttattattaattttattattattattattattaattttattataattattaattttattattattattattattataatactattattattaattttattattattatgaaataaaatattcttacaaGAAACCGTTCTGTTGTGAATAAACATATCACAATCATTCAAACAAACTTCATCCTGACTTTCGTGCTCTATTTCTTGaatctttagaaaaagaagggaagattcAAGAAGCGGAGCATGGAAGTCACGATGGCGCTTGTTCAATttgcttaaataaaatattgctACAAGAAACGGTCCTCGTGAATGGTTGGGAATAGGCATATCACAATCATTCACTAGAACAGTTTCATGAAGAGATGTCTTATTTAagcaaattaaacaaacttCATCCTGACTTTCGTGCTCTATTTCTTGaatctttagaaaaagaagggaagattcaacaaactGAACATGGAAGTCACGATGGCGCTTGTTCAATTTGcttgaataaaatattcctacaAGAAACGGTCCTCGTGAATGGTTGTGAATAAACATATCACAATCATTCACTAGAACAGTTTCATGAAGAGATATCTTATTTAagcaaattaaacaaactccATCCTGACTTTCGTGCTCTATTTCTTGaatctttagaaaaagaagggaagattcAAGAAGCGGAGCATGGAAGTCACGATGGCGCTTGTTCAATttgcttaaataaaatattcctacaAGAAACGGTCCTCGTGAATGGTTGTGAATAAACATATCACAATCATTCACTAGAACAGTTTCATGAAGAGATATCTTATTTAagcaaattaaacaaactccATCCTGACTTTCGTGCTCTATTTCTTGaatctttagaaaaagaagggaagattcAAGAAGCGGAGCATGGAAGTCACGATGGCGCTTGTTCAATttgcttaaataaaatattcctacaAGAAACGGTCCTCGTGAATGGTTGTGAATAAACATATCACAATCATTCACTAGAACAGTTTCATGAAGAGATATCTTATTTAagcaaattaaacaaactccATCCTGACTTTCGTGCTCTATTTCTTGaatctttagaaaaagaagggaagattcAAGAAGCGGAGCATGGAAGTCACGATGGCGCTTGTTCAATttgcttaaataaaatattcctacaAGAAACGGTCCTCGTGAATGGTTGTGAATAAACATATCACAATCATTCACTAGAACAGTTTCATGAAGAGATATCTTATTTAagcaaattaaacaaactccATCCTGACTTTCGTGCTCTATTTCTTGaatctttagaaaaagaagggaagattcAAGAAGCGGAGCATGGAAGTCACGATGGCGCTTGTTCAATttgcttaaataaaatattcctacaAGAAACGGTCCTCGTGAATGGTTGTGAATAAACATATCACAATCATTCACTAGAACAGTTTCATGAAGAGATATCTTATTTAagcaaattaaacaaactccATCCTGACTTTCGTGCTCTATTTCTTGaatctttagaaaaagaagggaagattcAAGAAGCGGAGCATGGAAGTCACGATGGCGCTTGTTCAATttgcttaaataaaatattcctacaAGAAACGGTCCTCGTGAATGGTTGTGAATAAACATATCACAATCATTCACTAGAACAGTTTCATGAAGAGATATCTTATTTAagcaaattaaacaaactccATCCTGACTTTCGTGCTCTATTTCTTGaatctttagaaaaagaagggaagattcAAGAAGCGGAGCATGGAAGTCACGATGGCGCTTGTTCAATttgcttaaataaaatattcctacaAGAAACGGTCCTCGTGAATGGTTGTGAATAAACATATCACAATCATTCACTAGAACAGTTTCATGAAGAGATATCTTATTTAagcaaattaaacaaactccATCCTGACTTTCGTGCTCTATTTCTTGaatctttagaaaaagaagggaagattcAAGAAGCGGAGCATGGAAGTCACGATGGCGCTTGTTCAATttgcttaaataaaatattcctacaAGAAACGGTCCTCGTGAATGGTTGTGAATAAACATATCACAATCATTCACTAGAACAGTTTCATGAAGAGATATCTTATTTAagcaaattaaacaaactccATCCTGACTTTCGTGCTCTATTTCTTGaatctttagaaaaagaagggaagattcAAGAAGCGGAGCATGGAAGTCACGATGGCGCTTGTTCAATttgcttaaataaaatattcctacaAGAAACGGTCCTCGTGAATGGTTGTGAATAAACATATCACAATCATTCACTAGAACAGTTTCATGAAGAGATATCTTATTTAagcaaattaaacaaactccATCCTGACTTTCGTGCTCTATTTCTTGaatctttagaaaaagaagggaagattcAAGAAGCGGAGCATGGAAGTCACGATGGCGCTTGTTCAATttgcttaaataaaatattcctacaAGAAACGGTCCTCGTGAATGGTTGTGAATAAACATATCACAATCATTCACTAGAACAGTTTCATGAAGAGATATCTTATTTAagcaaattaaacaaactccATCCTGACTTTCGTGCTCTATTTCTTGaatctttagaaaaagaagggaagattcAAGAAGCGGAGCATGGAAGTCACGATGGCGCTTGTTCAATttgcttaaataaaatattcctacaAGAAACGGTCCTCGTGAATGGTTGTGAATAAACATATCACAATCATTCACTAGAACAGTTTCATGAAGAGATATCTTATTTAagcaaattaaacaaactccATCCTGACTTTCGTGCTCTATTTCTTGaatctttagaaaaagaagggaagattcAAGAAGCGGAGCATGGAAGTCACGATGGCGCTTGTTCAATttgcttaaataaaatattcctacaAGAAACGGTCCTCGTGAATGGTTGTGAATAAACATATCACAATCATTCACTAGAACAGTTTCATGAAGAGATATCTTATTTAagcaaattaaacaaactccATCCTGACTTTCGTGCTCTATTTCTTGaatctttagaaaaagaagggaagattcAAGAAGCGGAGCATGGAAGTCACGATGGCGCTTGTTCAATttgcttaaataaaatattcctacaAGAAACGGTCCTCGTGAATGGTTGTGAATAAACATATCACAATCATTCACTAGAACAGTTTCATGAAGAGATATCTTATTTAagcaaattaaacaaactccATCCTGACTTTCGTGCTCTATTTCTTGaatctttagaaaaagaagggaagattcAAGAAGCGGAGCATGGAAGTCACGATGGCGCTTGTTCAATttgcttaaataaaatattcctacaAGAAACGGTCCTCGTGAATGGTTGTGAATAAACATATCACAATCATTCACTAGAACAGTTTCATGAAGAGATATCTTATTTAagcaaattaaacaaactccATCCTGACTTTCGTGCTCTATTTCTTGaatctttagaaaaagaagggaagattcAAGAAGCGGAGCATGGAAGTCACGATGGCGCTTGTTCAATttgcttaaataaaatattcctacaAGAAACGGTCCTCGTGAATGGTTGTGAATAAACATATCACAATCATTCACTAGAACAGTTTCATGAAGAGATATCTTATTTAagcaaattaaacaaactccATCCTGACTTTCGTGCTCTATTTCTTGaatctttagaaaaagaagggaagattcAAGAAGCGGAGCATGGAAGTCACGATGGCGCTTGTTCAATttgcttaaataaaatattcctacaAGAAACGGTCCTCGTGAATGGTTGTGAATAAACATATCACAATCATTCACTAGAACAGTTTCATGAAGAGATATCTTATTTAagcaaattaaacaaactccATCCTGACTTTCGTGCTCTATTTCTTGaatctttagaaaaagaagggaagattcAAGAAGCGGAGCATGGAAGTCACGATGGCGCTTGTTCAATttgcttaaataaaatattcctacaAGAAACGGTCCTCGTGAATGGTTGTGAATAAACATATCACAATCATTCACTAGAACAGTTTCATGAAGAGATATCTTATTTAagcaaattaaacaaactccATCCTGACTTTCGTGCTCTATTTCTTGaatctttagaaaaagaagggaagattcAAGAAGCGGAGCATGGAAGTCACGATGGCGCTTGTTCAATttgcttaaataaaatattcctacaAGAAACGGTCCTCGTGAATGGTTGTGAATAAACATATCACAATCATTCACTAGAACAGTTTCATGAAGAGATATCTTATTTAagcaaattaaacaaactccATCCTGACTTTCGTGCTCTATTTCTTGaatctttagaaaaagaagggaagattcAAGAAGCGGAGCATGGAAGTCACGATGGCGCTTGTTCAATttgcttaaataaaatattcctacaAGAAACGGTCCTCGTGAATGGTTGTGAATAAACATATCACAATCATTCACTAGAACAGTTTCATGAAGAGATATCTTATTTAagcaaattaaacaaactccATCCTGACTTTCGTGCTCTATTTCTTGaatctttagaaaaagaagggaagattcAAGAAGCGGAGCATGGAAGTCACGATGGCGCTTGTTCAATttgcttaaataaaatattcctacaAGAAACGGTCCTCGTGAATGGTTGTGAATAAACATATCACAATCATTCACTAGAACAGTTTCATGAAGAGATATCTTATTTAagcaaattaaacaaactccATCCTGACTTTCGTGCTCTATTTCTTGaatctttagaaaaagaagggaagattcAAGAAGCGGAGCATGGAAGTCACGATGGCGCTTGTTCAATttgcttaaataaaatattcctacaAGAAACGGTCCTCGTGAATGGTTGTGAATAAACATATCACAATCATTCACTAGAACAGTTTCATGAAGAGATATCTTATTTAagcaaattaaacaaactccATCCTGACTTTCGTGCTCTATTTCTTGaatctttagaaaaagaagggaagattcAAGAAGCGGAGCATGGAAGTCACGATGGCGCTTGTTCAATttgcttaaataaaatattcctacaAGAAACGGTCCTCGTGAATGGTTGTGAATAAACATATCACAATCATTCACTAGAACAGTTTCATGAAGAGATATCTTATTTAagcaaattaaacaaactccATCCTGACTTTCGTGCTCTATTTCTTGaatctttagaaaaagaagggaagattcAAGAAGCGGAGCATGGAAGTCACGATGGCGCTTGTTCAATttgcttaaataaaatattcctacaAGAAACGGTCCTCGTGAATGGTTGTGAATAAACATATCACAATCATTCACTAGAACAGTTTCATGAAGAGATATCTTATTTAagcaaattaaacaaactccATCCTGACTTTCGTGCTCTATTTCTTGaatctttagaaaaagaagggaagattcAAGAAGCGGAGCATGGAAGTCACGATGGCGCTTGTTCAATttgcttaaataaaatattcctacaAGAAACGGTCCTCGTGAATGGTTGTGAATAAACATATCACAATCATTCACTAGAACAGTTTCATGAAGAGATATCTTATTTAagcaaattaaacaaactccATCCTGACTTTCGTGCTCTATTTCTTGaatctttagaaaaagaagggaagattcAAGAAGCGGAGCATGGAAGTCACGATGGCGCTTGTTCAATttgcttaaataaaatattcctacaAGAAACGGTCCTCGTGAATGGTTGTGAATAAACATATCACAATCATTCACTAGAACAGTTTCATGAAGAGATATCTTATTTAagcaaattaaacaaactccATCCTGACTTTCGTGCTCTATTTCTTGaatctttagaaaaagaagggaagattcAAGAAGCGGAGCATGGAAGTCACGATGGCGCTTGTTCAATttgcttaaataaaatattcctacaAGAAACGGTCCTCGTGAATGGTTGTGAATAAACATATCACAATCATTCACTAGAACAGTTTCATGAAGAGATATCTTATTTAagcaaattaaacaaactccATCCTGACTTTCGTGCTCTATTTCTTGaatctttagaaaaagaagggaagattcAAGAAGCGGAGCATGGAAGTCACGATGGCGCTTGTTCAATttgcttaaataaaatattcctacaAGAAACGGTCCTCGTGAATGGTTGTGAATAAACATATCACAATCATTCACTAGAACAGTTTCATGAAGAGATATCTTATTTAagcaaattaaacaaactccATCCTGACTTTCGTGCTCTATTTCTTGaatctttagaaaaagaagggaagattcAAGAAGCGGAGCATGGAAGTCACGATGGCGCTTGTTCAATttgcttaaataaaatattcctacaAGAAACGGTCCTCGTGAATGGTTGTGAATAAACATATCACAATCATTCACTAGAACAGTTTCATGAAGAGATATCTTATTTAagcaaattaaacaaactccATCCTGACTTTCGTGCTCTATTTCTTGaatctttagaaaaagaagggaagattcAAGAAGCGGAGCATGGAAGTCACGATGGCGCTTGTTCAATttgcttaaataaaatattcctacaAGAAACGGTCCTCGTGAATGGTTGTGAATAAACATATCACAATCATTCACTAGAACAGTTTCATGAAGAGATATCTTATTTAagcaaattaaacaaactccATCCTGACTTTCGTGCTCTATTTCTTGaatctttagaaaaagaagggaagattcAAGAAGCGGAGCATGGAAGTCACGATGGCGCTTGTTCAATttgcttaaataaaatattcctacaAGAAACGGTCCTCGTGAATGGTTGTNTGGGAATCCATGTCTGGGTCTGTTTATGTAATTATGGTTTCATTGTCAAGAATTTACTTTGGTcgttttaagtttttaaaagtactggttttaaatattttactggatgtttttagaaatattttgagttttatgatTGATATCAGAGTTTGTTATTGTTGTCGATGGTAACTCCTGTGAATCGCGTTGACGATGAGCGGGTGTTACAAATTCTTTTCCGGCCCACCTAAAATCCAAACCAAATTTATTcggttttagaaaattagtTCAACCCCCAACTCGAAATGCACCTCCGTAACTATTACatgaccaaataaaaaaaaaattcaaatataaaaagaaatggttGCTCTAAAATAACTCCACCGTACCACtattaatattcatttttaaaacattgaaacctatttgattttatttataattagaaGAAACCGATTTATATAAATGCAAAAACTTTTACCTTTTGTGCAGAAAGTTGCAAATATATTTGATGTATTCTACCATCTTCCTCGATAGGACTCGATTATGGTAGCCTAAcctattgaaataaaatactgATATTCGGGGggagagaatttgaatttttgaaaacaaatCTCAAAACCACTCTCAACAGCAAATtcatatttacattaatataataaaataatttgataatgTGATTGCACTGAATTaaccattattaattttaaattagaatttgttaaaattaatcCATGATTTATATAGTAGATCGGGAAATGAGTGCATAATTATGAGTGAATATCTTTTTCTAActtattaaaagttttgaagtCAAGTTGGTCTCCTGATAACTCTTCAAGGAAGTAATTATCGAGTCAGTATCAaatcaaccaaataaaaaattatcaaaaacgCTCC harbors:
- the LOC111785611 gene encoding probable protein phosphatase 2C 50 isoform X2 produces the protein MNDDKCEGVSLSVVLSQNNTNWVAADETISHVSEEDDSFSLEGIYDSSCSHSVVSETSSICGDDFLGSEVSYFEAFGSKDVSSVEIAATANVESLETPIASSSSAGVSLEEDIGDGLGIDACNMVLQLPLEKRANEPVGRSVFEVDCVPLWGFTSVCGRRPEMEDAATAVPRFSELPVQMLIGDRVLDGSNKAIAHQTVHFFGVYDGHGGSQVANFCHERMHLALSEEIELAKQDIAAGNMKDSCQELWRKAFTKCFLKVDAEIGGKPGAEPVAPETVGSTAVVAIICASHIIVANCGDSRAVLCRGKEPIALSVDHKPNREDEYERIEAAGGKVIQWNGYRVFGVLAMSRSIGDRYLKPWIIPEPEVMFLPRAKDDECLILASDGLWDVMTNEEVCDLARRRILLWHKKNGVPSPSERGVGIDPAAQAAAEYLSNRALQKGSKDNITVIVIDLKAQRKKFKAKS
- the LOC111785611 gene encoding probable protein phosphatase 2C 50 isoform X1, with the protein product MEEMFRAVVVPFRVGNTDMATPMDITRLTAGLLSDSVAKASDHLTEVGSDDCKSSNGEEEVLVMNDDKCEGVSLSVVLSQNNTNWVAADETISHVSEEDDSFSLEGIYDSSCSHSVVSETSSICGDDFLGSEVSYFEAFGSKDVSSVEIAATANVESLETPIASSSSAGVSLEEDIGDGLGIDACNMVLQLPLEKRANEPVGRSVFEVDCVPLWGFTSVCGRRPEMEDAATAVPRFSELPVQMLIGDRVLDGSNKAIAHQTVHFFGVYDGHGGSQVANFCHERMHLALSEEIELAKQDIAAGNMKDSCQELWRKAFTKCFLKVDAEIGGKPGAEPVAPETVGSTAVVAIICASHIIVANCGDSRAVLCRGKEPIALSVDHKPNREDEYERIEAAGGKVIQWNGYRVFGVLAMSRSIGDRYLKPWIIPEPEVMFLPRAKDDECLILASDGLWDVMTNEEVCDLARRRILLWHKKNGVPSPSERGVGIDPAAQAAAEYLSNRALQKGSKDNITVIVIDLKAQRKKFKAKS
- the LOC111785612 gene encoding uncharacterized protein At4g33100-like; amino-acid sequence: MGIKRESKRSASATSPCADLRAVYHNCFNRWYSEKFVKGQFDEEPCVSEWQKYRACLSEHLEDKKLKRFLEEETIVHSSMKAETS